From a region of the Sesamum indicum cultivar Zhongzhi No. 13 linkage group LG3, S_indicum_v1.0, whole genome shotgun sequence genome:
- the LOC105157430 gene encoding putative late blight resistance protein homolog R1A-3: MAVAAYASLVSLRHVLDNVQHPARRHRLHLDTDQIQSLQEKVEFLQGFLELHSQRISPEMEDLAKQLAVVADEADDIIDFHVVNQLGERSQDQSLHMLALSSFCQDMDNIIEKLDSITEKLMMVKEEWVDVQEQQPMVSVSVGSTAVPSGDKNTMVGFDERLLQVVDELTRDESDLRILPIVGMGGIGKTTLARNTFDYPYIVNRFDIRIWFAISQQYSVREILLKYLINCENIEASAADDLDLAEVGEHMHKLLFGKRYLIVLDDLWSIKAWEDFKSSFPDNRNGSRILVTTRLLDVARPLGFDNHYLTLNLLDENKSWDLLCEKVFAQQSCPRQELEEMGRKIAKGCRGLPLAIVIIGGLLSKSNKTPEYWKFVEDNVTSFVRSGYDESCLKILSLSYNSLPLHLKPCFLYMRVFPEDDTIKASKLIKLWIGEGFLKPVQGKSLEEVAEEYLKDLTDRNLIFISKWTRSGRIKTCNIHDILRELCFMESNREHLIRVPKTQYISFPREPEESHDCFLCSDKLGRQIKIKQVFGGVASPSVCEACNNVYPNLNSLRWVKALELIYNQSFTFPHHTKLRCLEVNDYRCHDEYWITGELLLASTISLLWNLQILDVDLVYEFFDMLVVPSEVWEIPKLRHLKLGVHRLPDPLTNQLEGQESTVLENLSTLSSGAFKCSEEVVKRVPNMRELHANYMEFPQDNRYSLYNLARLDKLESLYVAYYSHLENIAFPTSLKKLDLSFCSIPWHKMTIIGSSLPNLEVFKLHDATTGQEWNPIEGEFLRLKTLSIWDCYLVRWGAEDVHFPNLQSLSLEKIRKLKEIPLSIGDINTLQSIHLDKCSESVINSAMEILNVQRENGNESLYVYVGGKQVTV; this comes from the coding sequence ATGGCAGTAGCAGCTTATGCATCTTTGGTTTCTCTTAGGCATGTTCTCGACAATGTCCAGCACCCTGCTCGTCGTCATCGGCTTCATCTAGATACAGATCAAATTCAAAGCTTGCAGGAAAAGGTGGAGTTCTTGCAAGGGTTTCTCGAACTTCATTCCCAGAGAATAAGCCCAGAAATGGAAGATCTGGCGAAGCAACTAGCTGTTGTTGCTGATGAAGCAGATGACATCATTGATTTCCACGTGGTGAATCAACTCGGTGAAAGATCTCAAGATCAAAGTCTTCATATGCTCGCCCTCTCATCTTTCTGTCAAGATATGGACAATATCATCGAGAAGCTTGATTCCATCACCGAAAAGTTGATGATGGTTAAAGAAGAATGGGTCGACGTCCAAGAACAACAGCCTATGGTTTCGGTGTCTGTGGGTTCTACTGCGGTTCCTTCCGGTGACAAGAATACTATGGTGGGATTTGACGAACGCTTGCTTCAGGTCGTGGATGAGCTTACTAGAGATGAATCTGATCTTCGGATCCTCCCAATAGTGGGAATGGGAGGTATTGGTAAGACAACTCTAGCTCGAAATACTTTTGATTATCCATATATCGTCAATCGCTTTGATATACGCATTTGGTTTGCAATATCTCAACAATATAGTGTTCGAGAAATTCTTCTAAAGTATCTCATAAATTGCGAAAATATCGAAGCAAGTGCTGCTGATGATTTAGACCTAGCTGAAGTAGGAGAACATATGCACAAACTTTTATTTGGTAAAAGGTATTTGATTGTTTTAGATGATTTGTGGAGTATCAAAGCTTGGGAAGATTTCAAATCGTCCTTTCCAGATAATAGGAATGGAAGTCGAATATTGGTGACTACAAGGCTGTTGGATGTGGCTCGTCCTTTAGGTTTTGACAATCATTATTTAACATTGAACCTTTTAGACGAGAATAAAAGTTGGGATCTACTATGTGAAAAAGTCTTTGCACAACAGAGTTGCCCACGCCAAGAATTGGAAGAAATGGGTAGGAAAATTGCGAAAGGATGCCGCGGACTTCCTTTGGCAATTGTAATAATTGGTGGACTTCTTTCAAAATCCAATAAAACACCAGAATATTGGAAGTTTGTTGAAGATAATGTAACCTCATTCGTCAGATCTGGATATGATGAGtcttgtttaaaaatattgtctttGAGTTACAACAGCTTGCCTCTTCATCTTAAACCATGCTTTCTTTATATGAGAGTTTTTCCTGAAGATGATACAATCAAAGCGTCCAAGTTAATCAAATTATGGATCGGCGAGGGGTTTCTAAAACCAGTACAAGGTAAAAGCCTGGAAGAAGTTGCAGAGGAATACTTGAAGGATCTTACGGATAGGAATCtgatttttattagtaaatgGACGCGCAGCGGCAGAATAAAAACATGCAACATTCATGACATTCTAAGGGAGCTATGTTTTATGGAATCTAACAGAGAACATCTCATCCGTGTCCCTAAAACACAATACATTTCTTTTCCTAGAGAACCCGAAGAAAGTCATGATTGCTTCCTGTGTAGTGACAAGCTGGGCAGGCAGATTAAGATAAAACAAGTTTTTGGTGGAGTTGCCAGTCCATCTGTATGCGAGGCCTGTAATAATGTGTATCCAAATCTGAATAGCTTAAGATGGGTGAAGGCActtgaacttatttataatcaaTCATTCACATTTCCCCACCACACAAAGTTGCGGTGCCTTGAGGTTAATGACTATCGTTGCCATGATGAATATTGGATTACAGGAGAACTTCTACTTGCTAGTACGATTTCTCTACTTTGGAATCTACAGATTTTGGATGTCGATTtagtttatgaattttttgacATGTTAGTTGTGCCATCTGAAGTTTGGGAGATACCGAAACTTAGGCATCTCAAGCTTGGAGTTCATAGATTGCCTGATCCACTAACTAATCAATTGGAAGGACAAGAATCAACTGTCCTGGAAAATCTAAGTACTCTTTCGTCAGGGGCTTTTAAGTGTTCTGAGGAGGTTGTTAAAAGAGTCCCAAATATGAGGGAACTACATGCTAATTATATGGAGTTCCCTCAGGATAATCGCTACTCTCTTTACAATCTTGCGCGTCTTGATAAACTTGAATCACTCTATGTTGCTTACTATTCTCACTTGGAGAACATAGCCTTCCCGACTTCACTTAAGAAGTTGGATTTGTCCTTCTGCTCTATTCCTTGGCACAAGATGACGATAATTGGTTCTTCGTTGCCCAATCTTGAAGTGTTTAAACTACATGATGCCACCACTGGGCAAGAGTGGAATCCGATTGAAGGGGAATTTCTTCGGCTGAAAACGTTGTCCATTTGGGATTGTTATTTGGTACGGTGGGGAGCAGAGGATGTCCATTTTCCAAATCTCCAGAGCCTTTCTCTCGAAAAGATTCGTAAATTGAAAGAAATCCCTTTAAGCATTGGAGATATAAACACACTACAATCCATTCATTTGGATAAATGCAGTGAGTCTGTCATCAATTCGGCAATGGAAATACTGAATGTccaaagagaaaatggaaatGAGAGCCTTTATGTTTATGTAGGTGGAAAACAAGTTACTGTCTAA
- the LOC105157431 gene encoding putative late blight resistance protein homolog R1A-10 has translation MAVAAYATLRSLSHVLDNLQLPARLRRLHADTNRIQSLQETVQFLLDFLEAHSRRISEEIGVVGRQIADAAAEAEEVVDRHVVDQLRFRSEEESHCMAALSSFSQDIDKVTGKLDSLVKELTKMVKEEWAVDAQEEQCIVSLPVKSPKVLPSSGKKTTVVGFDEHVERIVDKLTRGEPDLQILAIVGMGGIGKTTLAQNVFDHPYNVHYFPKRIWLTISQEYSVPEILSSLLHNGKKQETSKTAAELGQRLYQSLFGERYLIVMDDIWSVEAWNDLKLFFPNNGKGSRVMLTTRESSLAISLGSQESYSLDFLNEEKSWNLFCQETFAQKDCPYSELEEIGKNIAKSCNGLPLTIVVLGGLLANSNMTREYWESVAKDVSIFRNSKDYEGCLKILFLSYNNLPVHLKPCFLYMSVFPEDSRIRVSKLTKLWIAEGFLKPIRGKSLREVAEKYLRDLIDRNLFLSFEFGFGGKIKQCGIHDLLRDLCLREYEKEHFIYAPKVQYVDVSYMKEMEDWCFICHGGTQLQRIDLNEVHDASQLTSLASVLVCNTCKNKYSRLNKARVVRARLVDKLGHFAEQETLHPTSLRDLEMCIDYEFSFPSTIALLWNQMIFSLTICVHFRTEILPYVMWGMPQLRECRSLDCDFVLPEEATAQDFVIMENLHTLSSLRNFRCTEEVLRRIPNLKKLLIGYDKGNEIEWTYYCLYNLVRLQKLESLSIEAYKLPLENLTFPTSLKKLHLERCNIPWEKMMSVGSLLPNLEKLVLELNYFEEQEWNQVEGDFPRLKFLKISCNYELKRWRAENIHFPNLEILFLERMWCLQEIPAILGDIPTLHSIYLKLCTDSVIDLAKQIVEEQYSYGNEILQLYINEKRYQVGSS, from the coding sequence ATGGCAGTAGCAGCTTATGCAACTTTACGCTCCCTCTCACATGTCCTTGACAATCTCCAGCTTCCTGCTCGTCTCCGTCGGCTTCATGCCGACACAAATCGAATTCAGAGCCTGCAAGAAACTGTTCAGTTCTTGCTAGACTTTCTCGAAGCTCATTCCCGAAGAATAAGTGAAGAAATTGGAGTTGTGGGGAGGCAAATTGCTGATGCTGCTGCAGAAGCAGAAGAAGTTGTTGACCGCCATGTAGTGGATCAGCTTCGCTTTAGATCTGAGGAAGAAAGCCACTGTATGGCAGCCCTCTCATCTTTCTCTCAAGATATAGACAAAGTCACTGGAAAGTTGGATTCCCTCGTAAAAGAGTTGACGAAGATGGTGAAAGAAGAATGGGCAGTCGACGCCCAAGAAGAGCAGTGCATAGTGTCTTTGCCTGTCAAATCACCAAAAGTGCTTCCTTCGAGTGGCAAGAAGACTACTGTGGTGGGATTTGATGAACACGTGGAACGAATCGTGGATAAGCTCACCAGAGGTGAACCTGATCTCCAGATCCTCGCCATTGTAGGGATGGGAGGGATTGGTAAGACTACTTTAGCTCAAAATGTTTTTGATCATCCATATAATGTGCACTATTTTCCTAAAAGAATTTGGCTCACAATATCTCAAGAATATAGTGTACCGGAAATTCTTTCATCCCTTCTTCATAATGGAAAAAAGCAAGAGACTAGTAAAACAGCGGCCGAATTAGGACAACGATTATACCAAAGTTTATTCGGGGAAAGATATTTGATAGTTATGGATGATATATGGAGTGTAGAGGCTTGGAATGATTTAAAGTTGTTCTTTCCAAATAATGGAAAAGGAAGTCGAGTTATGCTGACTACTAGGGAGTCAAGCTTGGCGATTTCTTTAGGTTCTCAGGAATCTTATTCGTTAGATTTTCTAAATGAGGAAAAAAGTTGGAATTTGTTTTGTCAAGAAACCTTTGCACAAAAAGATTGTCCATATTCGGAATTGGAGGAAATTGGTAAGAACATTGCAAAGAGTTGCAATGGACTTCCCCTAACAATTGTTGTACTCGGCGGGTTGCTTGCAAACTCCAACATGACACGGGAATATTGGGAGTCTGTTGCAAAAGATGTAAGCATTTTTCGTAATTCAAAAGATTATGAGGGATGCCTAAAGATATTGTTTTTGAGCTATAACAATTTGCCAGTTCATCTTAAACCATGTTTTCTCTATATGAGTGTTTTTCCTGAAGATTCTAGGATTCGTGTTTCCAAACTAACCAAATTATGGATTGCTGAAGGATTTCTAAAACCAATAAGAGGTAAAAGCTTGAGAGAGGTAGCAGAGAAATACTTAAGAGACCTTATTGATAGAAatctatttttgagttttgaatTTGGGTTTGGtgggaaaataaaacaatgtgGAATCCATGATCTTCTAAGAGATTTATGTTTGAgagaatatgaaaaagaacATTTCATTTATGCCCCCAAAGTGCAATATGTTGATGTTAGCTATATGAAGGAAATGGAGGACTGGTGCTTCATATGTCACGGTGGGACCCAACTACAAAGGATAGATTTAAATGAAGTGCATGATGCCTCACAACTGACATCTCTTGCAAGTGTTTTGGTCTGTAACACCTGCAAAAATAAGTATTCGCGTCTTAATAAAGCAAGAGTAGTGAGGGCAAGATTAGTGGATAAGTTGGGGCATTTTGCTGAACAAGAAACTCTGCACCCTACTAGCTTGCGGGATCTTGAGATGTGCATTGATTACGAGTTTTCGTTTCCATCTACGATAGCGTTACTCTGGAATCAAATGATTTTTAGTCTTACCATTTGTGTCCATTTCAGAACAGAAATTCTCCCATATGTAATGTGGGGCATGCCACAGCTTAGGGAATGTCGTAGTTTAGATTGTGATTTTGTTTTGCCTGAGGAAGCGACTGCTCAAGATTTCGTTATTATGGAAAACCTACATACGCTTTCTAGTTTGAGAAACTTTAGGTGTACAGAGGAGGTCCTAAGAAGAATACCAAATCTGAAGAAACTACTTATTGGTTATGATAAAGGGAACGAAATAGAATGGACGTACTATTGTCTCTACAATCTTGTCCGTCTGCAAAAACTCGAATCACTTTCTATCGAAGCTTACAAACTTCCATTGGAGAATCTCACCTTCCCGACTTCACTTAAGAAGCTGCACTTGGAACGTTGTAATATTCCTTGGGAAAAGATGATGAGTGTTGGTTCCTTATTGCCTAATCTTGAAAAGCTTGTATTGGAACTTAATTACTTTGAGGAGCAGGAGTGGAATCAAGTTGAAGGCGACTTTCCTCGactcaaattcttgaaaatttcttgCAATTATGAACTGAAGCGATGGAGGGCAGAAAATATCCACTTTCCTAATCTTGAGATCCTCTTTCTAGAGCGCATGTGGTGTTTGCAGGAGATCCCTGCAATTCTTGGAGACATACCCACACTCCATTCCATTTATTTGAAACTTTGTACCGATTCTGTCATCGATTTGGCAAAGCAAATAGTGGAAGAACAATATAGCTATGGAAATGAGATTCTTCAactttatataaatgaaaaaaggtATCAAGTTGGTAGTTCCTAG
- the LOC105157432 gene encoding putative late blight resistance protein homolog R1A-3: MAVAAYASLVSLTDVLDNVQHPSRCHRLHLDKEQIQSLHQRVLFLQHFLEFHSQRISPEMEDLARQLAVVADEADDIIDFHVVNQLLERSEDKTHHMAALSSFCQDMDKIIKKIDSITEKLMMVQEERVDIQERPPIASASIGSTTPSSNDKNTMVGFDERLLQVVDVLTRDESDLQILPIVGMGGIGKTTLAQNVFNHRLIADRFDKRIWFTISQQYSVREVLLKYLINDKKIKASAADELDLAKLGERLHKFLFGKRYLIVLDDLWNIKAWEDFQLFFPNNGNGSRILLTTRLLDVARSLGFDNHYFTMTFLDNDKSWNLLCEKAFAQKSCPYPHLEEIGRNIARCCCGLPLAIVVIGGLLAKSNHTREYWEFVAKNVTSFVNSGDDDHCLKILSLSYNNLPIHLKPCFLYMRVFPEDDRIKASQLIKLWIGEGFLKPVGGKSVKEVAKEYLNDLADRNLILIRDWTRRGKIKACGIHDILRELCFRESKREHLIRVPKAQKICVSVSNDGDLCFLCGHKVNRQNKIHLQEVGVGSQSTIVASPSVCEACSNMYQNLNKLRWVKVFKSVHDVTSLLHTKLRYLKVKGYDHAEENRKLIISGTISLLWNLQILDLGSSKTLWLPEVWEMPKLRHLSVYNGSFPYPVEGQDSTILENLSTVWIGEFCCSKEVVKRIPNLKKLSIIRWLSGDYSLAQLNKLESLCLCFISSLEAIGFPTSLKKLTLWYCQIPWGKMTIIGSSLPNLEVLKLNNAFMGPKWSPNDGEFLQLKVLFIESLELEHWEAEDTHFPNLHGLYLYQMMRLKEIPLSIGDINTLQSIHLRVWCSVSAKNSALEIVKDQKEKGNEILQVYIDEKQVLSDSILDGEEELKVSL, translated from the coding sequence ATGGCAGTGGCAGCTTATGCGTCTTTGGTTTCTCTCACAGATGTTCTCGACAATGTTCAACATCCTTCTCGTTGTCATCGGCTTCATCTGGACAAGGAACAGATCCAGAGCTTGCACCAAAGAGTTCTGTTCTTGCAGcactttcttgaatttcattCCCAAAGAATTAGCCCAGAAATGGAAGATCTGGCCAGGCAACTAGCTGTTGTTGCCGATGAAGCCGACGATATCATTGACTTCCACGTCGTGAATCAACTTCTTGAAAGATCTGAAGATAAAACTCATCATATGGCTGCTCTCTCATCCTTCTGTCAAGATATggacaaaattatcaaaaagatTGATTCCATCACTGAAAAGTTGATGATGGTTCAAGAGGAACGGGTTGACATCCAAGAACGGCCTCCTATAGCTTCTGCGTCTATTGGTTCTACCACACCTTCTTCCAATGACAAGAATACTATGGTGGGATTTGATGAACGCTTGCTTCAGGTCGTGGATGTGCTTACTAGAGATGAATCTGATCTTCAGATCCTCCCAATCGTCGGGATGGGAGGCATTGGTAAGACAACTCTAGCTCAAAATGTTTTTAACCATCGACTTATTGCGGATCGCTTTGATAAACGCATTTGGTTTACAATATCTCAACAATATAGTGTTCGAGAAGTTCTTCTAAAGTAccttataaatgacaaaaagatCAAAGCAAGTGCCGCAGATGAACTAGACCTAGCTAAATTAGGAGAACGCcttcacaaatttttatttggtaaaAGGTATTTGATTGTGTTGGATGATTTGTGGAATATCAAAGCTTGGGAAGATTTTCAGTTATTCTTTCCAAATAATGGAAATGGAAGTCGAATTTTGTTGACTACTAGGTTGTTGGATGTGGCTCGTTCTTTAGGCTTTGACAATCATTATTTCACAATGACCTTTTTAGACAACGATAAAAGTTGGAATTTACTATGTGAAAAAGCTTTTGCACAAAAAAGTTGCCCTTATCCACATTTGGAAGAAATTGGAAGGAATATTGCTAGATGTTGCTGCGGGCTTCCTCTGGCAATTGTTGTAATTGGTGGGCTCCTTGCAAAATCCAATCATACACGAGAATATTGGGAGTTTGTTGCAAAGAATGTAACCTCATTTGTCAATTCTGGAGATGATGATCATTGTTTAAAGATATTGTCTTTGAGTTACAACAACTTGCCGATTCATCTTAAACcatgttttctttatatgaGAGTTTTTCCTGAAGATGATCGGATTAAAGCCTCTcagttgataaaattatggatCGGTGAGGGGTTTCTAAAACCAGTAGGAGGTAAAAGTGTGAAAGAAGTCGCAAAGGAATACTTGAACGATCTTGCTGACAGAAATCTGATTTTGATTCGTGATTGGACGCGTCGTGGGAAAATAAAAGCATGTGGCATTCATGATATTCTAAGAGAGCTATGTTTTAGAGAATCTAAGAGAGAACATCTTATTCGTGTCCCTAAAGCACAAAAGATTTGTGTTTCAGTATCGAATGACGGTGATCTCTGCTTTCTGTGTGGTCATAAGGTGAACAGACAGAATAAGATACATCTTCAAGAAGTTGGTGTTGGCTCGCAATCAACAATAGTTGCCAGTCCATCAGTATGCGAGGCTTGTAGTAATATGTAtcaaaatcttaataaattaagatggGTGAAGGTATTCAAATCGGTACATGATGTAACATCTCTTCTACACACAAAGTTGCGGTACCTTAAGGTTAAAGGATATGACCACGCCGAGGAGAATCGTAAACTTATAATTTCCGGTACAATTTCCTTACTTTGGAATCTACAAATTTTGGATCTTGGTTCTTCAAAGACACTTTGGTTGCCTGAAGTTTGGGAGATGCCAAAACTTAGGCATCTCAGTGTTTATAATGGTAGCTTTCCTTATCCAGTGGAGGGGCAAGATTCTACTATTTTGGAAAACCTAAGTACAGTTTGGATAGGTGAGTTTTGTTGTAGCAAGGAGGTTGTTAAAAgaattccaaatttaaaaaaattaagtattattAGGTGGTTATCAGGTGATTATTCTCTCGCGCAGCTCAATAAGCTTGAATCACTCTGTTTATGCTTTATTTCTAGTTTGGAGGCCATAGGCTTCCCAACTTCACTGAAGAAGTTGACTTTGTGGTATTGCCAAATTCCTTGGGGAAAGATGACAATAATTGGTTCTTCATTACCCAATCTTGAAGTGCTTAAATTGAACAATGCATTTATGGGGCCGAAGTGGAGTCCAAATGATGGGGAATTTCTTCAGCTAAAAGTGTTGTTCATTGAGAGTTTGGAATTGGAGCATTGGGAAGCAGAGGATACCCATTTCCCAAATCTGCATGGGCTCTATCTATATCAGATGATGAGATTGAAAGAGATTCCTTTAAGCATCGGAGATATAAACACACTACAATCCATTCATTTGAGAGTGTGGTGCAGTGTCTCTGCTAAGAATTCGGCACTAGAAATAGTGAAGGACCAAAAGGAGAAAGGAAATGAGATTCTTCAAGTTTATATAGATGAAAAACAAGTCCTTTCAGACTCTATTCTAGATGGAGAAGAGGAGTTAAAAGTTTCCTTATAG